The following proteins are encoded in a genomic region of Vicugna pacos chromosome 16, VicPac4, whole genome shotgun sequence:
- the LOC140686088 gene encoding uncharacterized protein isoform X6 encodes MVSSCCGSVCSEEGCGQGLCQETCCRPSCCQTTCCRTTCYRPRCCESSCCRPQCCQSVCCEPICCRPRCCESSCCQSECCQPTCCRPSCCQTTCCRTTCYRPRCFESSCCRPQCCQSVCCQPTCCRPRCCESSCCRPQCCQSVCCQPTCCRPRCCESSCCRPQCCQSVCCQPICCRPRCCESSCCRPRCCISSCQPICCRPRCCESSCCRPRCCISSCLLHPVCGQVSCHTTCYRPTCVISTCPRPMCCASSCC; translated from the exons ATGGTCAGCTCCTGCTGTGGCTCTGTCTGTTCTGAGGAGGGCTGTGGCCAAGGCCTCTGCCAGGAGACCTGCTGCCGCCCCAGCTGCTGCCAGACCACCTGCTGCAGGACCACCTGCTACCGCCCAAGGTGCTGTGAGTCCAGCTGCTGCCGCCCCCAGTGCTGCCAGTCTGTGTGCTGCGAGCCCATCTGCTGCCGCCCCAGGTGCTGTGAGTCCAGCTGCTGCCAGTCTGAgtgctgccagcccacctgctgccGCCCCAGCTGCTGCCAGACCACCTGCTGCAGGACCACCTGCTACCGCCCAAGGTGCTTTGAGTCCAGCTGCTGCCGCCCCCAGTGCTGCCAGTCTGTgtgctgccagcccacctgctgccGCCCCAGGTGCTGTGAGTCCAGCTGCTGCAGACCCCAGTGCTGCCAGTCTGTgtgctgccagcccacctgctgccGCCCCAGGTGCTGTGAGTCCAGCTGCTGCAGACCCCAGTGCTGCCAGTCTGTGTGCTGCCAGCCCATCTGCTGCCGCCCCAGGTGCTGTGAGTCCAGCTGCTGCCGCCCCAGATGTTGCATCTCCAGCTGCCAGCCCATCTGCTGCCGCCCCAGGTGCTGTGAGTCCAGCTGCTGCCGCCCCAGATGTTGCATCTCCAGCTGC CTTCTGCACCCAGTCTGTGGCCAGGTCTCCTGCCACACCACTTGCTATCGCCCCACCTGTGTCATCTCCACCTGCCCCCGCCCCATGTGCTGTGCCTCCTCTTGCTGCTAA
- the LOC140686088 gene encoding uncharacterized protein isoform X3: MVSSCCGSVCSEEGCGQGLCQETCCRPSCCQTTCCRTTCYRPRCCESSCCRPQCCQSVCCEPICCRPRCCESSCCQSECCQPTCCRPSCCQTTCCRTTCYRPRCFESSCCRPQCCQSVCCQPTCCRPRCCESSCCRPRCCISSCQPICCRPRCCESSCCRPRCCISSCQPQAC, translated from the exons ATGGTCAGCTCCTGCTGTGGCTCTGTCTGTTCTGAGGAGGGCTGTGGCCAAGGCCTCTGCCAGGAGACCTGCTGCCGCCCCAGCTGCTGCCAGACCACCTGCTGCAGGACCACCTGCTACCGCCCAAGGTGCTGTGAGTCCAGCTGCTGCCGCCCCCAGTGCTGCCAGTCTGTGTGCTGCGAGCCCATCTGCTGCCGCCCCAGGTGCTGTGAGTCCAGCTGCTGCCAGTCTGAgtgctgccagcccacctgctgccGCCCCAGCTGCTGCCAGACCACCTGCTGCAGGACCACCTGCTACCGCCCAAGGTGCTTTGAGTCCAGCTGCTGCCGCCCCCAGTGCTGCCAGTCTGTgtgctgccagcccacctgctgccGCCCCAG GTGCTGTGAGTCCAGCTGCTGCCGCCCCAGATGTTGCATCTCCAGCTGCCAGCCCATCTGCTGCCGCCCCAGGTGCTGTGAGTCCAGCTGCTGCCGCCCCAGATGTTGCATCTCCAGCTGCCAGCCCCAAGCTTGCTGA
- the LOC140686088 gene encoding uncharacterized protein isoform X1 gives MVSSCCGSVCSEEGCGQGLCQETCCRPSCCQTTCCRTTCYRPRCCESSCCRPQCCQSVCCEPICCRPRCCESSCCQSECCQPTCCRPSCCQTTCCRTTCYRPRCFESSCCRPQCCQSVCCQPTCCRPRCCESSCCRPQCCQSVCCQPTCCRPRCCESSCCRPQCCQSVCCQPICCRPRCCESSCCRPRCCISSCQPQAC, from the exons ATGGTCAGCTCCTGCTGTGGCTCTGTCTGTTCTGAGGAGGGCTGTGGCCAAGGCCTCTGCCAGGAGACCTGCTGCCGCCCCAGCTGCTGCCAGACCACCTGCTGCAGGACCACCTGCTACCGCCCAAGGTGCTGTGAGTCCAGCTGCTGCCGCCCCCAGTGCTGCCAGTCTGTGTGCTGCGAGCCCATCTGCTGCCGCCCCAGGTGCTGTGAGTCCAGCTGCTGCCAGTCTGAgtgctgccagcccacctgctgccGCCCCAGCTGCTGCCAGACCACCTGCTGCAGGACCACCTGCTACCGCCCAAGGTGCTTTGAGTCCAGCTGCTGCCGCCCCCAGTGCTGCCAGTCTGTgtgctgccagcccacctgctgccGCCCCAGGTGCTGTGAGTCCAGCTGCTGCAGACCCCAGTGCTGCCAGTCTGTgtgctgccagcccacctgctgccGCCCCAGGTGCTGTGAGTCCAGCTGCTGCAGACCCCAGTGCTGCCAGTCTGTGTGCTGCCAGCCCATCTGCTGCCGCCCCAG GTGCTGTGAGTCCAGCTGCTGCCGCCCCAGATGTTGCATCTCCAGCTGCCAGCCCCAAGCTTGCTGA
- the LOC140686088 gene encoding uncharacterized protein isoform X2 translates to MVSSCCGSVCSEEGCGQGLCQETCCRPSCCQTTCCRTTCYRPRCCESSCCRPQCCQSVCCEPICCRPRCCESSCCQSECCQPTCCRPSCCQTTCCRTTCYRPRCFESSCCRPQCCQSVCCQPTCCRPRCCESSCCRPQCCQSVCCQPTCCRPRCCESSCCRPRCCISSCQPQAC, encoded by the exons ATGGTCAGCTCCTGCTGTGGCTCTGTCTGTTCTGAGGAGGGCTGTGGCCAAGGCCTCTGCCAGGAGACCTGCTGCCGCCCCAGCTGCTGCCAGACCACCTGCTGCAGGACCACCTGCTACCGCCCAAGGTGCTGTGAGTCCAGCTGCTGCCGCCCCCAGTGCTGCCAGTCTGTGTGCTGCGAGCCCATCTGCTGCCGCCCCAGGTGCTGTGAGTCCAGCTGCTGCCAGTCTGAgtgctgccagcccacctgctgccGCCCCAGCTGCTGCCAGACCACCTGCTGCAGGACCACCTGCTACCGCCCAAGGTGCTTTGAGTCCAGCTGCTGCCGCCCCCAGTGCTGCCAGTCTGTgtgctgccagcccacctgctgccGCCCCAGGTGCTGTGAGTCCAGCTGCTGCAGACCCCAGTGCTGCCAGTCTGTgtgctgccagcccacctgctgccGCCCCAG GTGCTGTGAGTCCAGCTGCTGCCGCCCCAGATGTTGCATCTCCAGCTGCCAGCCCCAAGCTTGCTGA
- the LOC140686088 gene encoding uncharacterized protein isoform X4: MVSSCCGSVCSEEGCGQGLCQETCCRPSCCQTTCCRTTCYRPRCCESSCCRPQCCQSVCCEPICCRPRCCESSCCQSECCQPTCCRPSCCQTTCCRTTCYRPRCFESSCCRPQCCQSVCCQPTCCRPRCCESSCCRPRCCISSCQPQAC; the protein is encoded by the exons ATGGTCAGCTCCTGCTGTGGCTCTGTCTGTTCTGAGGAGGGCTGTGGCCAAGGCCTCTGCCAGGAGACCTGCTGCCGCCCCAGCTGCTGCCAGACCACCTGCTGCAGGACCACCTGCTACCGCCCAAGGTGCTGTGAGTCCAGCTGCTGCCGCCCCCAGTGCTGCCAGTCTGTGTGCTGCGAGCCCATCTGCTGCCGCCCCAGGTGCTGTGAGTCCAGCTGCTGCCAGTCTGAgtgctgccagcccacctgctgccGCCCCAGCTGCTGCCAGACCACCTGCTGCAGGACCACCTGCTACCGCCCAAGGTGCTTTGAGTCCAGCTGCTGCCGCCCCCAGTGCTGCCAGTCTGTgtgctgccagcccacctgctgccGCCCCAG GTGCTGTGAGTCCAGCTGCTGCCGCCCCAGATGTTGCATCTCCAGCTGCCAGCCCCAAGCTTGCTGA
- the LOC140686088 gene encoding uncharacterized protein isoform X5 codes for MVSSCCGSVCSEEGCGQGLCQETCCRPSCCQTTCCRTTCYRPRCCESSCCRPQCCQSVCCEPICCRPRCCESSCCQSECCQPTCCRPSCCQTTCCRTTCYRPRCFESSCCRPQCCQSVCCQPTCCRPRCCESSCCRPQCCQSVCCQPTCCRPRCCESSCCRPQCCQSVCCQPICCRPRCCLHPVCGQVSCHTTCYRPTCVISTCPRPMCCASSCC; via the exons ATGGTCAGCTCCTGCTGTGGCTCTGTCTGTTCTGAGGAGGGCTGTGGCCAAGGCCTCTGCCAGGAGACCTGCTGCCGCCCCAGCTGCTGCCAGACCACCTGCTGCAGGACCACCTGCTACCGCCCAAGGTGCTGTGAGTCCAGCTGCTGCCGCCCCCAGTGCTGCCAGTCTGTGTGCTGCGAGCCCATCTGCTGCCGCCCCAGGTGCTGTGAGTCCAGCTGCTGCCAGTCTGAgtgctgccagcccacctgctgccGCCCCAGCTGCTGCCAGACCACCTGCTGCAGGACCACCTGCTACCGCCCAAGGTGCTTTGAGTCCAGCTGCTGCCGCCCCCAGTGCTGCCAGTCTGTgtgctgccagcccacctgctgccGCCCCAGGTGCTGTGAGTCCAGCTGCTGCAGACCCCAGTGCTGCCAGTCTGTgtgctgccagcccacctgctgccGCCCCAGGTGCTGTGAGTCCAGCTGCTGCAGACCCCAGTGCTGCCAGTCTGTGTGCTGCCAGCCCATCTGCTGCCGCCCCAGGTGCTG TCTGCACCCAGTCTGTGGCCAGGTCTCCTGCCACACCACTTGCTATCGCCCCACCTGTGTCATCTCCACCTGCCCCCGCCCCATGTGCTGTGCCTCCTCTTGCTGCTAA